A genomic region of Dactylococcopsis salina PCC 8305 contains the following coding sequences:
- a CDS encoding DoxX family protein produces MPNLLSAIFRSNLTPNYWSQGTWTILRVVVGLFMIHNGIDKLSDVESFAEAYVEVIGLPFPIFFSYVAGYTELIAAPLVALGLFTRPAALLNFFTMAIADYHHVLVAGFSIPYLELATIYAAAFLFFAVNGGGIFSLDTFIGSWINNQIAAREAEKEEASDCFPVEINREVN; encoded by the coding sequence ATGCCAAATCTATTATCCGCGATCTTTCGTTCTAACCTAACACCAAATTACTGGTCACAAGGAACATGGACGATATTAAGAGTCGTCGTAGGACTTTTTATGATTCACAACGGGATTGACAAACTATCCGATGTTGAATCATTCGCCGAGGCTTATGTAGAAGTCATTGGCTTACCCTTTCCCATCTTTTTCAGCTATGTTGCGGGTTATACAGAACTAATTGCCGCCCCATTAGTGGCTTTAGGATTGTTCACACGACCCGCCGCCTTACTCAATTTTTTCACCATGGCGATTGCTGACTACCATCACGTTTTAGTGGCTGGTTTTAGTATTCCTTATTTAGAATTAGCGACCATTTATGCAGCCGCGTTTCTCTTCTTTGCGGTTAATGGCGGTGGAATCTTCTCCCTAGACACATTTATTGGAAGCTGGATCAATAATCAAATCGCAGCTAGGGAAGCAGAAAAAGAAGAAGCATCTGACTGTTTTCCTGTAGAAATCAATCGGGAGGTTAATTAA
- a CDS encoding DUF3007 family protein, translating to MRRIDAIGLTLGVFIAGGVAYLLLRVFGLSSQNAGVWSQVLLVAALIGWVSTYIFRVVTQDMTYNKQLRDYEEAVIQKRLEEMTNEELEQLQKEVEAEKAAESSSTEQTEDKNEQ from the coding sequence ATGCGACGAATAGACGCGATCGGACTCACATTAGGCGTTTTCATTGCTGGGGGAGTCGCCTATCTCCTCTTGCGAGTTTTTGGATTAAGTTCCCAAAATGCAGGAGTTTGGAGTCAAGTGTTATTAGTCGCCGCCTTAATCGGTTGGGTGAGTACCTATATTTTTCGGGTAGTCACGCAAGATATGACTTATAATAAACAACTCCGAGACTATGAAGAAGCAGTGATTCAAAAACGCTTAGAAGAAATGACAAACGAAGAATTGGAACAACTGCAAAAAGAAGTGGAAGCAGAAAAAGCCGCTGAATCTTCTTCTACTGAACAAACAGAAGATAAAAACGAACAATGA
- the trpA gene encoding tryptophan synthase subunit alpha, producing MNTVSQCFQTLRENGKCALIPFLTAGDPDLETTVKALELLDRAGADLIELGVPYSDPLADGPVIQAAATRALKQGVKLEDVLAVVETVGKKITAPIVLFSYYNPIYYQGVHSFLSRISQAGVKGLVIPDIPLEEAETVLNPAQEYGIEVTLLVAPTSPEARISAIAQKSQGFVYLVSVTGVTGTRTEVGARVKELLPLLREATDKPICVGFGVSQPEHAAQIKAWGADGVIAGSAFVRRLAEADSPEAGLKAIETFCRSLKAAI from the coding sequence ATGAACACGGTTTCTCAATGTTTTCAAACCCTCCGTGAAAACGGAAAATGTGCCTTGATTCCTTTCCTTACCGCCGGTGATCCCGATTTAGAAACGACGGTAAAAGCCCTAGAATTGCTCGATCGCGCCGGTGCAGATTTAATCGAATTAGGCGTTCCCTATTCCGATCCCCTTGCCGATGGCCCCGTGATTCAAGCTGCCGCCACTCGTGCCTTAAAACAAGGAGTAAAACTAGAGGATGTGTTAGCAGTGGTGGAGACAGTGGGAAAGAAAATAACCGCCCCGATCGTCCTCTTTTCCTACTATAATCCCATTTATTATCAAGGAGTCCATTCCTTTCTCAGTCGTATCTCCCAAGCAGGAGTGAAAGGATTAGTCATTCCTGATATTCCCCTCGAAGAAGCGGAAACCGTATTAAACCCCGCCCAAGAATATGGCATTGAAGTCACCCTTTTAGTCGCCCCCACCTCTCCCGAAGCCAGAATCAGCGCGATCGCACAAAAATCTCAAGGCTTTGTCTATTTGGTTAGCGTTACTGGTGTCACAGGAACTCGCACCGAAGTGGGCGCAAGAGTCAAAGAATTATTACCCTTATTACGCGAGGCAACCGATAAACCCATTTGTGTTGGTTTTGGGGTTTCTCAGCCTGAACACGCAGCCCAAATTAAAGCCTGGGGGGCGGATGGGGTAATCGCAGGTAGTGCCTTTGTGCGTCGTTTAGCAGAAGCAGATTCCCCAGAAGCAGGATTAAAAGCAATAGAAACTTTTTGTCGGAGTTTGAAAGCCGCGATTTAA
- a CDS encoding agmatinase family protein — translation MKQSSPNLIDPDDISRPNGQFLGFPYSLEESTIVFFPVPWDATTSYGAGTAKGSQAIIEASVQLEPTDYHVYEAWKIGHYTLPIDEKIRAKNDKMRAIAKNIIEYQEAGGHHNDSTIQPELEIINEASEKLNDWVYEQSCLLLDQNKLIGLIGGDHSVPFGLMKALSERYNHYGILQIDAHADLRNAYEGFTYSHASIMHNALKLSEISHLVQVGIRDFSQGEIEQAKADKRAYWFTDWEMKNKAYQGYVWLDQCQEIINCLPEQVYISFDIDGLNPHFCPHTGTPVPGGLDFNQAIFLIETLVKVGKQIIGFDLCEVSPNLKNPDDEWDGNVGARLAYKLANFMFASQRKNQSSS, via the coding sequence ATGAAACAATCCTCCCCTAATTTAATCGATCCTGATGACATTTCTCGTCCCAATGGTCAATTTTTAGGGTTTCCTTATTCCTTAGAAGAATCAACAATTGTATTTTTTCCAGTACCTTGGGATGCGACGACATCTTATGGCGCGGGAACAGCAAAAGGTTCGCAAGCAATTATTGAGGCATCTGTACAATTAGAACCAACAGATTACCATGTTTACGAAGCATGGAAAATCGGTCATTATACTCTACCAATTGATGAAAAAATTAGAGCCAAAAATGACAAAATGCGAGCAATAGCGAAAAATATTATCGAATATCAAGAAGCAGGAGGACATCATAACGATTCAACAATTCAGCCTGAGCTAGAAATCATTAACGAGGCTTCCGAAAAACTGAACGACTGGGTTTACGAACAAAGTTGTTTGCTCTTAGATCAGAATAAATTAATTGGTTTAATCGGCGGTGATCATAGTGTACCATTTGGTTTAATGAAAGCATTAAGCGAAAGATATAATCACTATGGAATTTTACAAATTGATGCTCATGCCGACTTAAGAAATGCCTATGAAGGGTTTACTTATTCTCATGCTTCCATCATGCACAATGCCTTAAAATTATCAGAAATTTCTCATTTAGTACAGGTAGGAATCAGAGATTTTTCTCAAGGAGAAATTGAACAAGCAAAAGCCGATAAACGAGCATATTGGTTTACAGATTGGGAAATGAAAAATAAAGCATATCAAGGGTATGTGTGGTTAGATCAATGCCAAGAAATTATTAATTGTTTACCCGAACAAGTTTATATTAGTTTCGATATTGATGGCTTAAATCCTCATTTTTGTCCTCATACAGGAACACCAGTTCCGGGTGGGTTAGACTTTAATCAAGCAATTTTTTTAATAGAAACGCTGGTAAAAGTAGGAAAACAAATCATTGGTTTTGATTTATGCGAAGTTTCTCCTAATCTCAAAAATCCTGACGATGAATGGGATGGAAATGTTGGCGCAAGACTGGCTTATAAATTAGCTAACTTTATGTTTGCTTCCCAGAGAAAAAATCAATCATCCTCGTAG
- a CDS encoding DoxX family protein: MSYLPLFGRICLCLIFFQGAFGNFSDFSATQARMGEMGLPLPALLLAGNIIFQFVGAISLLLGFKVQWGAVILIVFLIPTTLIFHDFWVDPGERIAFFKNLALIGGLLLLIQTGAGAVSLDSE, from the coding sequence ATGAGTTATTTACCCTTATTTGGTCGCATTTGTCTCTGTTTAATCTTCTTTCAAGGAGCATTTGGTAACTTCTCTGATTTCAGTGCTACTCAAGCAAGAATGGGAGAAATGGGTTTACCTTTACCCGCTTTATTGTTAGCTGGAAATATTATTTTTCAGTTCGTTGGTGCAATCTCACTTTTACTGGGATTTAAAGTGCAATGGGGAGCAGTAATTTTAATTGTGTTTCTCATTCCAACGACTCTCATTTTTCACGATTTTTGGGTTGATCCAGGGGAAAGAATCGCTTTTTTCAAAAACCTCGCTTTAATTGGCGGTTTGTTATTACTGATTCAAACTGGTGCTGGTGCGGTTAGTCTTGATTCAGAATAA
- a CDS encoding N-acetylmuramoyl-L-alanine amidase → MKPLFPSILCGLIATTTLSFPAFGDTPSDFNLVYPPPQHETTADRIFFIGTASATVYINGNPIPQSKAGHFAPSFPLKRGENNFTLRYNNQERKITVTRVSPVPEPPETGGFAPNSLTPSVPIERRAGELICLSAIGSPQAQVSVTLQGNIIPLLPQSQHPLPPNYAVLTGQNDPLPELTQLYRGCFTATATGNLGNPIYQMQLDEKTITASDTANITILSPEALPVVEITSQSGAARTGPGTSYSRLTPLPQGTMGIVDGREGEWLRLRYGGWINAAETQVKPNAVQPQTVIRSIQGEQKENATEVVFPLQVPVPVSVKQGKETFTLTLHHTTAQTDTIRFDDNPFVERLDWEQLDSDRVRYTFHLKSEQQWGYQLRYEGSRLILSLKHPPEVSPRSALPLTGMRILVDPGHGGEELGARGPTGYPEKSVNLKVSQLLREELEKLGATVYLTRETDRFVSLGERVAMINELQPTIALSIHYNALPDDGDAINTSGIGMFWYNPPAHDLAVFLHNYLVEERDRPSYGVFWNTLALTRPHTTLAVLLELGFMIHPTEFEWIMNPQEQEKLAATIAQGIQVWWRKKHQASQR, encoded by the coding sequence ATGAAGCCTTTATTTCCCTCTATTCTCTGTGGACTAATTGCAACGACAACGCTCAGTTTTCCAGCGTTTGGAGACACTCCATCAGATTTCAATCTAGTTTATCCCCCACCGCAACACGAAACCACCGCCGATCGAATTTTTTTCATTGGTACAGCCTCCGCTACCGTTTACATTAACGGAAACCCGATTCCACAAAGTAAAGCTGGACATTTTGCTCCCAGTTTCCCCCTAAAAAGAGGAGAGAATAACTTTACTCTACGTTACAACAATCAAGAAAGAAAGATAACAGTTACTCGCGTTTCCCCTGTTCCTGAACCTCCCGAAACAGGTGGGTTTGCTCCTAATTCTCTCACGCCTTCAGTCCCGATCGAGCGCCGAGCAGGAGAATTGATTTGTCTCTCTGCGATCGGATCACCACAAGCACAAGTTTCAGTGACATTACAAGGAAATATAATTCCCCTTCTACCGCAATCACAGCATCCTTTACCCCCCAATTACGCGGTTTTAACGGGACAAAATGACCCTCTTCCTGAGCTTACCCAACTTTACCGAGGATGTTTCACCGCAACCGCGACGGGTAATCTCGGAAACCCGATTTATCAAATGCAATTAGACGAAAAAACGATCACCGCTTCTGATACCGCTAACATTACCATTCTTTCCCCAGAAGCGTTACCTGTGGTGGAAATTACTTCCCAATCGGGGGCTGCGCGTACGGGTCCTGGAACGAGCTATTCTCGTTTAACGCCACTTCCTCAAGGTACGATGGGAATTGTCGATGGAAGAGAGGGAGAATGGCTACGCTTGCGTTATGGGGGTTGGATTAATGCGGCGGAAACTCAAGTTAAACCGAATGCGGTTCAGCCTCAAACGGTGATTCGTAGCATTCAGGGAGAACAGAAGGAAAACGCGACAGAAGTGGTTTTTCCGCTACAAGTTCCAGTTCCAGTGAGCGTGAAACAAGGTAAAGAAACGTTTACCCTCACCCTTCACCATACTACGGCTCAAACCGATACGATCCGCTTCGATGATAACCCTTTCGTTGAACGTTTAGACTGGGAACAATTAGACTCCGATCGAGTGCGATATACGTTTCATCTCAAATCGGAACAACAATGGGGCTACCAATTGCGATATGAAGGGAGTCGTCTGATTTTATCCCTGAAACATCCTCCCGAAGTTTCCCCAAGATCAGCTTTACCTTTAACAGGAATGCGAATTTTAGTTGATCCTGGTCACGGCGGAGAAGAGTTGGGAGCAAGGGGACCCACTGGTTATCCCGAAAAATCAGTGAATCTGAAGGTTTCTCAGTTATTACGGGAGGAGTTGGAAAAACTCGGCGCAACGGTTTATCTGACGCGAGAAACCGATCGCTTTGTGTCTTTGGGGGAACGAGTGGCGATGATTAATGAACTCCAACCGACGATCGCCCTTTCGATCCACTATAATGCGCTTCCTGATGATGGAGACGCAATCAATACTTCTGGGATTGGGATGTTTTGGTACAATCCACCTGCTCACGATTTGGCGGTGTTTCTCCACAATTATTTAGTTGAGGAGCGCGATCGCCCGTCTTATGGTGTGTTTTGGAATACTCTCGCCCTCACTCGTCCTCATACGACACTTGCGGTACTATTAGAGTTAGGATTTATGATTCATCCCACTGAGTTTGAATGGATTATGAATCCGCAAGAGCAAGAAAAACTGGCAGCGACGATCGCGCAAGGAATACAGGTTTGGTGGCGAAAAAAGCATCAAGCAAGTCAGCGCTAA
- a CDS encoding aldose epimerase family protein: MTYTIALKQEEQYRIYILSDEDKQSRLEIVPERGGVVTSWRIQGQEIFYMDWERFQDPEKSVRGGIPILFPICGNLPDDRYLHQDTEYHLKRHGFARDLPWEVTTRNTENGAALTLVLRSNDETRSSYPFDFEVTFTYRLKGNTLTLDQTYQNNSSQPMPFSTGLHPYFAVTDKNQMTLDIPATEYKDNVEQKTFSYDGKFDLERDEIDAQLRPLSRQKTSLELPDRGFKINLTFSPEYTTAVFWIVKGKDFACLEPWTAPRNALNTGEDLLVIPAWESKQLQVVFEIA; this comes from the coding sequence ATGACTTATACAATCGCACTCAAACAAGAAGAACAATATCGGATTTATATTCTATCCGATGAAGACAAACAAAGTCGCCTTGAAATTGTTCCTGAAAGAGGAGGAGTTGTCACCAGTTGGCGCATACAGGGACAAGAAATATTTTACATGGATTGGGAGCGATTTCAAGACCCAGAAAAAAGTGTTAGGGGAGGGATTCCGATTTTATTTCCCATCTGTGGGAATTTACCAGATGATCGATACCTTCACCAAGACACAGAATATCATTTAAAGCGTCATGGTTTCGCTCGTGATTTACCCTGGGAAGTGACCACAAGAAACACCGAAAATGGTGCAGCTTTGACGCTAGTTTTAAGGAGTAATGATGAAACGCGATCGAGTTATCCCTTCGATTTTGAAGTAACCTTCACCTATCGTTTAAAAGGAAATACCCTCACCCTAGATCAGACTTATCAGAATAATTCTAGTCAACCGATGCCTTTTTCTACAGGGTTACATCCCTACTTTGCGGTGACAGATAAAAATCAAATGACACTAGATATTCCCGCTACAGAATATAAAGATAACGTCGAACAAAAAACCTTTTCCTATGACGGTAAATTTGATCTGGAAAGAGACGAAATAGATGCTCAACTTCGTCCTTTATCCCGTCAAAAAACCAGTTTAGAATTGCCCGATCGAGGCTTTAAGATTAATTTAACTTTTTCCCCCGAATACACAACGGCGGTATTTTGGATAGTAAAAGGGAAAGACTTTGCTTGTCTCGAACCTTGGACAGCCCCTAGAAACGCCCTTAACACAGGAGAAGATTTATTAGTGATTCCAGCTTGGGAAAGTAAACAACTACAAGTCGTATTTGAAATCGCCTAA
- a CDS encoding aminotransferase class I/II-fold pyridoxal phosphate-dependent enzyme, with protein MNTPFLDALKKSGNRPHAAFYVPGHKQGKGISEKLSELWGEKVFRYDLPELPEFGNLLPATGVMKTAQDLAAKTFGADQSWFLANGSTSGVMAAILATCKDGDKIILPRTVHSCAIGGLIFSGAIPIFINPVYDSNFDLPYTITPEAVEQTLSQDDDIKAILVVSPTYQGVCADIPTLANLAHSYNIPLIVDAAHGAHFGFHSQFPPSPLALGADVVIQSLHKTLGALTQASLLHLQGKRVNPASIEFALQCLQSSSPSHLLLASLDAAREQVETQGNQLLDSALALSEEARSQIKALPNINLFSPACPQAGCQELDRTRITIDVSALGLTGFAADEILHDQLAVTAELPTAKTLTFVVTFGNFIDDINAVINGLRQLKQERGHNTVLSPQISRLPPIGQFISPRATFFASEKALPLSETVGKISAELLCPYPPGIPVLMPGEIITKEAIKYLQEMLTFGNQISIRGCSDSSLNQLQVMDE; from the coding sequence ATGAACACTCCGTTTTTAGATGCACTAAAAAAGAGTGGGAATCGTCCCCATGCCGCCTTTTATGTTCCTGGACATAAACAGGGAAAAGGAATCTCCGAAAAATTATCAGAATTATGGGGAGAAAAAGTGTTTCGCTACGACTTGCCAGAGTTACCAGAATTTGGAAATTTATTACCCGCAACAGGGGTGATGAAAACAGCACAAGACCTCGCCGCTAAAACCTTCGGTGCGGATCAAAGTTGGTTTTTAGCCAATGGTTCAACTTCTGGTGTTATGGCTGCTATCTTAGCCACCTGTAAAGACGGTGACAAAATTATACTACCCCGTACTGTTCATTCTTGTGCCATTGGGGGCTTAATTTTTTCGGGAGCGATTCCAATTTTTATCAATCCTGTCTATGATTCAAACTTTGATCTTCCCTATACCATCACTCCCGAAGCCGTTGAACAAACTCTTTCCCAAGATGATGATATTAAAGCGATTCTGGTCGTTTCTCCCACCTATCAAGGGGTATGCGCTGACATACCAACCTTAGCGAATCTTGCCCATTCCTACAATATTCCTCTCATTGTTGATGCCGCACATGGCGCTCATTTTGGCTTTCATTCTCAGTTTCCTCCCTCTCCTCTGGCTCTAGGAGCAGATGTGGTGATACAATCCCTCCATAAGACCCTCGGCGCACTGACTCAGGCTTCTTTGCTCCATTTGCAAGGAAAACGGGTGAATCCCGCATCGATCGAGTTTGCTTTACAGTGCTTACAGTCTAGTAGTCCGAGCCATTTATTATTAGCGTCTCTTGATGCAGCAAGAGAACAAGTGGAGACACAAGGAAACCAACTGTTAGACTCCGCCCTTGCTTTGTCAGAGGAAGCTCGATCGCAAATTAAAGCCCTCCCCAATATTAATCTCTTTTCTCCCGCTTGTCCTCAAGCCGGCTGCCAAGAATTAGACCGAACACGAATTACGATTGATGTGTCAGCACTGGGGTTAACTGGTTTTGCCGCCGATGAGATATTACATGATCAATTGGCTGTAACTGCGGAATTACCCACCGCTAAAACTCTCACTTTTGTGGTGACTTTTGGCAATTTTATAGATGATATTAACGCAGTAATTAATGGGTTAAGGCAATTGAAACAGGAAAGAGGACACAATACTGTATTGTCTCCGCAAATATCACGTTTGCCCCCGATCGGTCAATTTATTTCTCCAAGGGCGACATTTTTCGCATCTGAAAAAGCCTTACCTTTATCAGAAACAGTAGGAAAAATTAGTGCAGAATTACTGTGTCCTTATCCGCCAGGAATTCCTGTTTTAATGCCAGGAGAAATTATTACAAAAGAAGCAATAAAATATTTACAAGAAATGTTGACTTTCGGTAATCAAATTAGTATTCGAGGCTGTAGTGATAGCAGTTTAAATCAATTACAAGTGATGGATGAATAA
- a CDS encoding c-type cytochrome, giving the protein MNLKKILALIFVVTFLISGCGRSEATEDNQSQAPKTEETSTTPTTEEKEVVFEREAANLENGKKVFLAQANCTQCHRGGLNTVIANKHLGQDALEKYNMDSMAAIAQQVRNGKNAMPAYGRRLTDEQIRDVAAYVLDQAEKGWTN; this is encoded by the coding sequence ATGAATCTGAAAAAAATTCTTGCGCTTATTTTCGTCGTGACTTTTTTAATCAGTGGATGCGGTCGTTCTGAGGCAACTGAAGACAATCAATCCCAAGCCCCGAAAACTGAAGAAACATCGACCACTCCAACAACCGAGGAAAAGGAAGTCGTTTTTGAGCGAGAGGCGGCGAACTTAGAAAACGGAAAAAAAGTTTTTCTCGCCCAAGCCAATTGCACTCAATGTCATCGAGGCGGCCTCAACACTGTCATCGCCAATAAGCATTTAGGTCAAGATGCTCTAGAAAAATATAACATGGATTCCATGGCAGCGATCGCGCAACAGGTTAGAAACGGCAAAAACGCGATGCCCGCTTATGGAAGACGATTAACAGACGAACAGATTCGAGATGTCGCCGCCTATGTTTTGGATCAAGCAGAAAAAGGCTGGACAAACTAA
- the ndhL gene encoding NAD(P)H-quinone oxidoreductase subunit L — MLIAGLYLALGGLYLLIIPGLTYFYLQQRWYVASSIERTFMYFLVFFFFPGLLLLSPFLNFRPKRREI; from the coding sequence ATGCTAATTGCAGGCTTATATTTGGCGTTAGGCGGACTCTATTTGCTGATTATTCCAGGTTTGACCTATTTTTATCTACAGCAACGCTGGTATGTTGCAAGCTCGATCGAGCGCACCTTTATGTATTTTCTCGTATTTTTCTTCTTTCCAGGGTTACTGCTACTCAGTCCATTTTTGAATTTTCGCCCCAAACGTCGAGAAATTTAA